In Humulus lupulus chromosome 7, drHumLupu1.1, whole genome shotgun sequence, the following are encoded in one genomic region:
- the LOC133789148 gene encoding polygalacturonase inhibitor-like, whose protein sequence is MASVILSLLFFTTLLLHPALSELCNQNDKRVLLQIKKAFNDPYVLTSWHEDTDCCEWYCVECDSKTHRITSLSVIAGSLSGPIPPQVGDLPYLENLDLHKQVNLTGPIPPAIAKLKRLKSLRLDWTSLSGSVPGFLSQLTSLTSLDLSFNKLAGPIPASLSKLPKLNYLRLDRNKLTGPIPDSFGEFKGARFYLVLSHNQLSGKIPASLGIKKDFANIDLSWNKLEGDPKALFGSDKKVEYVDLSRNLLEFDMSKVDFPKSLTWLDVNHNKITGSLPVGLTALNDLQFLNVTYNRLCGKIPVGGKLQRFEGTSYFHNLCLCGAPLQRCK, encoded by the coding sequence ATGGCAAGCGTTatcctttctctcctcttcttcacCACTCTCCTTCTTCACCCTGCACTCTCAGAGCTATGCAACCAAAATGACAAAAGAGTCCTTCTCCAAATCAAGAAAGCCTTCAATGACCCCTATGTCCTCACCTCATGGCATGAAGACACCGACTGCTGTGAATGGTACTGCGTCGAGTGTGACTCCAAAACGCACCGTATCACCTCCTTATCAGTCATTGCTGGTTCTCTGTCGGGACCTATCCCACCCCAAGTCGGAGACCTCCCTTACCTGGAGAACCTCGACCTCCACAAGCAAGTTAACCTCACGGGTCCCATCCCACCGGCCATTGCTAAGCTCAAACGCCTCAAGAGCCTCCGACTCGATTGGACCAGCCTCTCCGGTTCGGTTCCAGGTTTCTTAAGCCAACTCACCAGCCTCACTTCCCTCGACCTCTCTTTCAACAAACTAGCTGGACCGATCCCGGCTTCGCTCTCCAAGCTACCAAAGCTTAACTACCTTCGGCTGGACCGGAACAAACTAACTGGACCGATCCCAGACTCGTTCGGAGAGTTTAAAGGAGCGAGGTTTTATTTGGTGTTGTCTCATAACCAGCTCTCCGGTAAAATACCAGCTTCGTTGGGAATAAAGAAGGACTTCGCTAATATAGACTTGTCGTGGAACAAGCTTGAAGGTGACCCGAAAGCGCTGTTCGGGTCGGACAAGAAGGTCGAATATGTAGACCTGTCGAGGAATTTGCTGGAGTTTGACATGTCTAAGGTTGACTTTCCCAAGAGCTTAACGTGGTTGGATGTTAATCATAATAAGATAACGGGCAGTCTTCCTGTCGGGCTTACCGCACTGAATGATTTGCAGTTTTTGAATGTGACTTATAATAGGTTGTGTGGGAAGATTCCGGTGGGTGGGAAGTTGCAGAGATTCGAAGGCACGTCGTATTTCCATAACCTGTGTTTATGTGGTGCTCCGCTACAACGTTGCAAATAG